One segment of Chionomys nivalis chromosome 3, mChiNiv1.1, whole genome shotgun sequence DNA contains the following:
- the Yars2 gene encoding tyrosine--tRNA ligase, mitochondrial translates to MPCAWCNMAAPTLRRLYRTPQAGVWQRGPRVVRPGARGMLAAPRARGLFKEFFPESGTKTELPELFDRRRAGASPQTVYCGFDPTGDSLHVGHLLTLLGLFHFQRAGHNAIALVGGSTARLGDPSGRSKGREALSAERVQANARALRRGLEGLAANHARLFGDGRSWGSFTVLDNAAWFQEQHLVNFLATVGGHFRMGTLLSRQSVQSRLKSPEGMSLAEFFYQVLQAYDFYHLFRRYGCRVQLGGADQLGNIVSGYEFVHKLTGEDVFGITVPLITSTTGAKLGKSAGNAVWLDREKTSPFELYQFFVRQQDDSVERYLKLFTFLPLPEIDHIMQLHVKEPEKRGAQKRLAAEVTKLVHGQEGLDSAKRCTQALYHSSIEALEVMSDQELKELFREASFSELVLDPGTSVIDTCRKANAIPDGPRGYRMITEGGVSINHRQVTNPESVLVIGQHILKNGLSLLKIGKRNFYIIKWLQL, encoded by the exons ATGCCCTGCGCGTGGTGCAACATGGCGGCGCCCACGCTGAGGCGCCTGTACCGTACGCCCCAGGCCGGGGTCTGGCAGCGTGGCCCGCGTGTGGTGCGTCCGGGCGCGCGGGGGATGCTGGCGGCCCCGAGGGCTCGCGGCCTGTTCAAGGAGTTCTTCCCCGAGAGCGGCACGAAGACAGAGCTCCCCGAACTCTTCGACCGCCGCAGGGCGGGCGCGTCACCCCAGACGGTGTACTGCGGCTTCGACCCCACGGGCGACTCGCTGCACGTGGGCCACCTGCTGACCTTGCTGGGGCTCTTCCACTTCCAGCGAGCCGGCCACAACGCCATCGCGCTCGTGGGGGGCTCCACGGCCCGCCTGGGGGACCCCAGCGGCCGGAGCAAGGGGCGGGAGGCGCTGAGCGCCGAGCGCGTGCAGGCCAACGCGCGCGCCCTGCGGCGGGGGCTCGAGGGCCTGGCCGCCAACCACGCGCGCCTCTTCGGCGACGGCCGGTCCTGGGGCTCCTTCACGGTGCTCGACAACGCCGCCTGGTTCCAGGAGCAGCACCTCGTGAACTTCCTGGCCACCGTGGGCGGCCACTTCCGCATGGGCACGCTGCTGAGCCGCCAGAGCGTGCAGAGTCGCCTCAAGAGCCCCGAGGGCATGAGCCTGGCCGAGTTCTTCTACCAGGTGCTGCAGGCCTACGACTTCTACCACCTCTTCCGGCGCTACGGCTGCCGCGTGCAGCTCGGCGGGGCGGATCAGCTGGGCAACATCGTGTCGGGCTACGAGTTCGTCCACAA GTTGACCGGAGAAGATGTATTCGGAATCACTGTTCCACTGATTACAAGTACAACTGGAGCAAAGCTGGGGAAGTCGGCTGGCAACGCCGTTTGGCTAGACCGAGAGAAGACATCACCATTTGAGCTTTATCAGTTCTTTGTCAGACAGCAGGATGATTCTGTGGAGAG GTACCTGAAGCTCTtcactttccttccccttccGGAGATTGATCACATTATGCAGCTGCATGTCAAAGAACCAGAAAAGCGGGGTGCTCAGAAACGACTGGCTGCAGAAGTAACAAAACTTGTTCATGGACAAGAAGGTCTGGACTCTGCTAAAAG GTGTACACAAGCCCTTTACCATAGCAGCATAGAGGCACTGGAGGTCATGTCTGACCAAGAATTAAAAGAACTGTTTAGAGAAGCTTCATTTTCTGAATTAGTTCTTGACCCTGGAACAAGTGTCATCGATACATGTCGCAAAGCAAATGCCATTCCAGATGGTCCCCGAGG GTATCGGATGATAACAGAGGGCGGAGTCAGCATAAATCACAGACAGGTAACAAATCCTGAGAGTGTTTTAGTAATTGGACAACATATTCTCAAGAATGGACTTTCCTTACTTAAAATAGGAAAAAGGAATTTCTACATTATAAAATGGCTTCAGTTGTGA